In the genome of Nycticebus coucang isolate mNycCou1 chromosome 12, mNycCou1.pri, whole genome shotgun sequence, one region contains:
- the INTS13 gene encoding integrator complex subunit 13 gives MKIFSESHKTVFVVDHCPYMAESCRQHVEFDMLGKNRTQGIIPLAPISKSLWTCSVESSMEYCRIMYDIFPFKKLVNFIVSDSGAHVLNSWTQEDQNLQELMAALAAVGPPNPRADPECCSILHGLVAAVETLCKITEYQHEARTLLMENAERVGNRGRIICITNAKSDSHVRMLEDCVQETIHEHNKLAANSDHLMQIQKCELVLIHTYPVGEDSLVSDRPKKELSPVLTSEVHSVRAGRHLATKLNVLVQQHFDLASTTITNIPMKEEQHANTSANYDVELLHHKDAHVDFLKSGDTHSGGSSREGPFKETITLKWCTPRTNNIELHYCTGAYRISPVDVNSRPSSCLTNFLLNGRSVLLEQPRKSGSKVISHMLSSHGGEIFLHVLSSSRSILEDPPSISEGCGGRVTDYRITDFGEFMRENRLTPFLDPRYKIDGSLEIPLERAKDQLEKHTRYWPMIISQTTIFNMQAVVPLASVIVKETLTEEDVLNCQKTIYNLVDMERKNDPLPISTVGTRGKGPKRDEQYRIMWNELETLVRAHINNSEKHQRVLECLMACRSKPPEEEERKKRGRKREDKEDKSEKVKDYEQEKPWQDSERLKGILERGKEELAEAEIIKDSPDSPEPPNKKPLVEMDESPQVEKSKGPVSLLSLWSNRINTANSRKHQEFAGRLNSVNNRAELYQHLKEENGMETTENGKASRQ, from the exons ATGAAGATTTTTTCTGAATCTCATAAAACCGTGTTTGTTGTGGATCACTGCCCTTACATGGCAGAATCATGCAGACAGCATGTCGAGTTTGACATGCTGGGGAAGAATAGGACTCAAGGAATCATTCCTTTGGCCCCTATATCTAAATCATTGTGGACTTGCTCAGTAGAATCTTCCATGGAGTATTGTAGAATAATGTATGACATATTTCCTTTCAAAAAGCTG GTAAATTTTATTGTGAGTGACTCTGGAGCACACGTTttaaattcttggactcaagaagACCAAAATTTGCAGGAG CTAATGGCAGCATTAGCTGCTGTTGGGCCTCCTAATCCTCGGGCAGATCCAGAGTGCTGCAGTATTCTTCATGGTCTTGTTGCAGCAGTGGAAACCCTCTGCAAAATTACTGAATACCAACATGAGGCTCGTACTCTACTCATGGAGAATGCAGAACGTGTTGGAAATAGAGGACGAATAATCTGCATTACTAATGCAAAAAG TGATAGTCATGTGCGAATGCTTGAAGACTGTGTCCAGGAAACAATTCATGAACATAACAAACTTGCTGCAAATTCAGATCA tcttaTGCAGATTCAAAAATGTGAGTTGGTCCTGATCCATACCTACCCAGTTGGTGAAGACAGCCTTGTATCCGATCGACCTAAAAAAGAG TTGTCCCCTGTTTTAACTAGTGAAGTTCATAGTGTTCGTGCAGGACGGCATCTTGCTACCAAACTGAATGTTTTAGTACAGCAGCATTTTGACTTGGCTTCAACAACCATTACAAATATTCCAATGAAG GAAGAACAACATGCCAACACATCTGCCAATTATGATGTGGAACTACTTCATCACAAAGATGCACATGTAGATTTCCTGAAAAGTG gcgATACTCACTCAGGCGGCAGCAGTAGAGAAGGCCCATTTAAAGAAACGATAACATTAAAGTGGTGTACTCCAAGGACAAATAACATTG AATTACACTATTGTACTGGAGCTTATCGAATTTCACCTGTAGATGTAAATAGTAGACCTTCCTCCTGCCTTACTAATTTTCTTCTAAATG GTCGTTCTGTTTTACTGGAACAACCACGAAAATCAGGTTCCAAAGTCATTAGTCATATGCTTAGTAGCCATGGAGGAGAGATTTTTTTGCATGTCCTAAGCAGTTCTCGATCCATTCTAGAAGATCCACCTTCAATTAGTGAAGGATGTGGAGGAAGAGTTACAGACTACCGGATTACA GATTTTGGTGAATTTATGAGGGAAAACAGATTAACTCCTTTTCTAGACCCCAGATATAAAATCGATGGAAGTCTTGAGATCCCTTTGGAACGAGCAAAAGATCAGTTAGAAAAACACACCCGTTACTGGCCTATGATTATTTCACAAACCACCATTTTCAACATGCAAGCG GTAGTTCCATTAGCCAGTGTTATTGTGAAAGAAACTTTGACAGAAGAAGATGTGTTAAACTGTCAAAAAACAATATACAACTTAGTtgatatggaaagaaaaaatgatcCTCTCCCTATTTCCACAGTTGGTACAAGAGGAAAAGGCCCTaaaag GGATGAACAATACCGTATAATGTGGAATGAATTAGAAACTCTTGTCAGAGCCCATATCAACAACTCGGAAAAACATCAAAGGGTCTTGGAATGTCTGATGGCATGTAGGAGCAAACCTCCAGAAGAAGAAGAACGAAAGAAacgaggaagaaagagggaggacaAGGAGGACAAGTCAGAGAAAGTGAAAGATTATGAACAGGAAAAACCTTGGCAAGACTCAGAGAG attaaaaggaaTCTTAGAACGTGGAAAAGAAGAATTGGCTGAAGCTGAAATTATAAAAGATTCGCCTGATTCTCCAGAACctccaaacaaaaaaccccttgTTGAAATGGATGAATCTCCCCAAGTGGAAAAATCAAAAG